Proteins encoded in a region of the Quercus lobata isolate SW786 chromosome 8, ValleyOak3.0 Primary Assembly, whole genome shotgun sequence genome:
- the LOC115958359 gene encoding nuclear pore complex protein NUP88 produces MRFNFDLQDPNLTQRRSATPKEEVEWVPLQNHPIFSSSTTTEDHASTSATSSPRNLLAWDGATRLYFWDSNKHCLHRISIRLGEPQPTSVLASSPSKVLQADVQLNFVVHKISINRNGSAILLAGSDGLCVMYLYGRNSTEENAIICRTVTVGSQLYSNDSNAIRMLQVSWHPYSDTHMGVLSSDSVFRLFDLSSDLLLPEQEYYLQPVEPGRSRNVTSICPVDFSFGGDHLWDRFSVFVLYTDGSLYILCPVVPFGSFYKWESILEIYSDAHTFGLKSANSTAVSNSNLAISWLEATFPELANPEAEGGDLSMLRAHPYALFDASISLQVPIFSCQCSMMLQNLLITYAKQGMG; encoded by the exons atgaggttcAACTTCGACTTACAGGATCCGAATTTAACACAAAGGCGTTCCGCCACGCCCAAAGAAGAAGTGGAATGGGTTCCGCTTCAGAACCACCCAAtcttctcctcctccaccaccaccgaAGACCACGCTTCCACCTCCGCCACGTCATCGCCGCGAAACCTTTTGGCCTGGGACGGAGCCACCAGGCTCTACTTCTGGGACTCCAACAAACACTGCCTCCATCGCATCTCTATTCGACTCGGCGAACCCCAACCTACCTCCGTCCTCGCCTCTTCTCCCTCTaag GTATTGCAAGCAGATGTGCAGCTCAACTTTGTGGTTCATAAAATCTCCATCAATAGGAATGGATCTGCGATATTACTTGCTGGTTCAGATGGTTTATGCGTCATGTACCTTTATGGGCGGAATTCTACTGAAGAGAATGCCATAATTTGCAG GACTGTTACTGTTGGTTCACAACTCTATTCCAATGACTCCAATGCCATACGTATGCTACAAGTTTCATGGCACCCATATAGTGACACCCATATGGGAGTTCTTTCTTCAGATTCAGTTTTCAg aCTTTTTGATTTGTCGTCAGATCTGCTGCTACCAGAGCAAGAATATTATCTACAGCCCGTTGAACCCGGTAGATCCAGGAATGTCACATCAATCTGTCctgttgatttttcttttggaggTGACCACTTATGGGACAGGTTTAGC GTTTTTGTGTTATACACTGACGGTTCACTTTACATCCTCTGCCCAGTTGTTCCATTTGGGAG TTTCTACAAATGGGAATCTATACTAGAGATATACAGTGATGCTCATACATTTGGACTGAAATCAGCCAATTCAACAGCTGTTAGTAATTCTAATCTGGCAATCTCTTGGTTGGAAGCAACGTTTCCTGAGTTAGCAAACCCAGAAGCAGAAGGGGGAGATCTGTCCATGCTTAGAGCTCATCCTTATGCTCTATTTGATGCATCAATTTCCTTGCAGGTACCTATATTTTCCTGCCAATGTTCCATGATGCTCCAAAATCTGTTAATTACTTATGCCAAACAGGGTATGGGATAG